The genomic region TTGAAGATGGTGAATCACCTGAACAAGCGGCAATTCGTGAGGTGGCGGAGGAGACTGGAATTAAAAGTGAGATTACTAGATCACTCGGTGTAATTGATTTTTGGTTTATGGCAAGTGGTAAACGAATTCATAAAACAGTTCATCATTTTTTATTTACCGAAGTTGGCGGCAAGTTAGCACCACAGGTAACTGAGGTTGATGATGTTGGTTGGTTTCCAATTGATGAGATTGTTAGCAAATTGGCTTATCCAGATGAGCGAAAGCTAATTGCAAAATCTGGAAAATTAACCCCGTGAGAAAATTTTTAACCTTATCTTTATTAATTTTTACTTCTTGTTTTTTTGTTATACCTAATTCAAATGCTACCCAGACAGTTAAAATATCTGAACCAACACATAGATTATTTGATGGTGTTTTCTTTAATGATGAACTAGCACAAAAACTTACCCCCACAGGCAGCCTTGGCCAAGTGGTTTATTTAAATACGTTTGGCGTTAATAACTGGCTAGTTGATCCAGCAACTATTGATGAAATTATCGCTATGAGTAATGGTTACGGGATAGCAGATGGCAGCGCTCCAAGTGGGCAAGAGTTAGCAAAAAGCTGGCTTACTCAATTCGTAAAGGTAACTAAAAATAAAAAAGTAACACCGATTACCTATGGGAATCCCTCAAGTTTTTGGGCAAATGAGATTATGCCTGATCAGATTGAGTATTTAAACGGGAGAAGCAAAATTAGACTAGAAACTCTTTTAAACCGTTCAGTTCAAGAAGTTGGATCAAATGAGGCGGTCAAGCAGAAGTTTAATAAAGTTTCATTAAGTGTTTTAAAATATGGCCAGCGCCAAATAGATTTGTTATCTACGGTGCTAGAGAAAACGCAGCTAGAAGAGAATCAATTGCGGCTTTCACAGTTATTAAATCCTAATTTAGAAGAGCAGCTCTTTTTAGATTTACTTAAAGATTATGATAAATCAATCTCAGTTATGCGCAATAAATTAAATATTAAAAACACTAAATTTACAGTTACTAGCTCAAAAGAGGAGCTACCAATTACGGTAGGCAATGATTTTGATCAAGTTGTTAAATTAAAACTAAGTAGTAGAGCAATGAACGGCAAGGTATCTGTCGCGCAAATTAAAGATATTGAGTTAGCTGCAAAATCAAAAAATCAGGTGCTACTTCCTATTGAGGTCTTTGCTGCTGGTGATTCAAGGTTGTTGGTACAACTTACAAATCTTGAGAATAAGCCGGTGGGTTACCCAGTTTATATAAACCTAAAACTTTCAGTAATTAGCCCAGTCACCACCTGGATTACTACCGCTGCTGCGGTACTTTTAATTATTGCAGCCTTGGTGCAAAGTGTGAGAAGAGTTAGGAGGCGCAGTTAATGTCTGATCATCAATTACTACGCGCTAGCACTGTTATGGCTGTTGGAACTATTGCATCTCGAATTACTGGATTAATTAGAAATCTTTTACTAGTCGCACTTCTTGGAACTGCAATATTAGGTGACACATATAACGTGGCAAATACCATGCCAAATATTTTGTATAACTTGTTAATTGGTGGAGCACTTACTGCAGTGTTTGTGCCTCAAATAGTTAGATCACTACGTGATTCAGATCAGGGCGCAGCATTTATATCTCGCTTATTTACTGTAACTGTTACTTTTCTTTTACTACTTACCGCACTGGGTATCGCACTTGCGCCAATGATTGTGAATCTTTATGCCCCAGAGTTTTCTAATCGCCCTGAGTTTGATATCACTGTATCGTTTATGCGTTACTGCCTGCCGCAGATCTTTTTCTTAGGTTTATTTGCCCTACTTGGTCAGATTGCAAATGCAAAGGGAAAGTTTGGGCCAATGATGTGGGCACCAGTTATTAATAATTTAATTGCGATCATTTTATTCTCTTGGTTTTTAGTAAATAAAGATGATTTAACGCTTGGCGATATCTCGCAATCTGATATCACTTGGCTTGGTCTTGGCACTACCGCTGGTTACCTAGCGCAAGCGGTAATACTTATACCGGTTGTGTTAAAAAGTGGAGTTAGATTAACTCTTAGATTTGATTGGTATAACAGTCAAATTATTAAATCTTTTCGCCTGGCTAGCTGGAGTTTTTTATATGCAATGATCTCTCAGGTTTCTTATTTAGTTACAGTAAGTATTGCAACTACTGCGGCAGTTAAATCTGAAGTGCTAGGTGATAGTACTGGTGTTGGGTTTACACCCTACGCAAACGCATACCTTATTTTAATTCTGCCTCATTCAATAATTACTGTCTCTGTTGTTACCGCACTTTTACCTAGACTTTCAAATTATGTTCTTGATAAAAAACATGAAGAGTTAACTAATTCATTAACTAGAGCAATTAAATTAATTGGAATTTTTACTGTTCCAGCGGCTCTTTTGTTTTTAGCTTTTGGTCAATTAGTTGCAAATACACTTTACTTTGGTATCTCAGATAATGATGCAAATTATCTTGGTTTGACCTTATCTGCCTTCGCACTTGGCTTAATTCCGGTTAGCATAAATCTAGTTTTACTTCGTGGCTTAAACGCTTTTGAAAATCTCAAATCTCAAGTTATTGGTAATTTAATAATGAATCTAGTCTCTGTTGTTCTTTCCTATTTGGTTGCCGTATGGCTCGAGCCTAAATGGGTAACAGTTGGCTTAGCAGTGATATTCACTCTCCACTATTTTATTGGAGTAGGGATTTCTTTCTATTTAATAAAGCGGCACCAGGTTAAGTTGCCGCTACTTTCAATTATGTTGTATTACTTAAGATTAATAGCAGTTTTCGCCTTGGTAATAACACCTATTTGGCTACTTAGAGGCGCTATACCGGGCGGGAATTTAATATCACTATTATTGGTTACATCACTATCGGGTGTTTTTTATCTACTTATTGCAAAGCTGCTGAAAATATCTGAAGTATCAGATTTGCTCAAAGTAATTCGGAGTAGAAAGGTTTAGGGTGGGGCAGTGAGTGAGATAAATGATCTAGTAATTGTTGGCTCTGGCCCTGCTGGCTATACCGCAGCAATTTATGCTGCCCGTGCGCAATTAAAGCCAATTATTTATGAAGGTTCCGTTACCGCAGGTGGTGCGTTAATGAATACAACTGAGGTAGAAAATTTTCCAGGTTTTGCAGATGGTGTGATGGGTCCTGAGTTAATGGAATCTATGCGCAAGCAAGTAGAAAGATTTGATGCAAAAATTATTACCGATGATATTGTGGAAATGAAATTAACTGGTGATGTAAAAGAATTAACTGATGGCTCAGGTAATACTGTTAAAGCTAAGGCAGTTATTTTGGCGATGGGTTCGGCGTATAAAGAAATTGGATTAAAAAATGAGAAACGTTTATCCGGTAGAGGTGTTTCTTGGTGTGCCACTTGTGATGGTTTTTTCTTCCGCGATCAGGTGATTGCAGTAGTTGGTGGTGGTGATTCAGCAATGGAGGAGGCAAACTTTTTAACTAAGTTTGCTAGCAAGGTAGTTTTAGTTCACCGCCGTGATTCATTTAGAGCATCAAAAATTATGATCGAACGAGCTAGTAAAAATCCAAAAATTGAATTTTTATTTAATCATGAGGTAGTTGATGTGTTAGGTGAAGATAAGGTAACTGGGTTAAAACTTAAGAACACTGTAACTGGTGAGGAAAGTAGTAAAGATTTCACTGGTTTATTTGTTGCAATCGGCCACCTGCCAAGAAGTGAATTAGTGGCCAAACAAGTTGAATTAAATTCTGAAGGCTATGTTCGAGTTGAGGGAAGAAGTACTAAAACTAAAATACCTGGCGTATTTGCATGCGGTGATCTAGTTGACTTCACCTACCGCCAGGCTATTACTGCAGCAGGCTCAGGTTGTGAGGCGGCCTTGGACGCAGAGCGATTTCTATCTGGTCATTAATTTTAGTTTTTAAAAGTAGGATAAGCAGATAATAAGGGAGATAAGAAAATGGCAACAACAAAGGTAACAACCGCTGATTTTGAATCAGTAGTTTTAAAAAGCTCGACACCGGTATTGGTAGATTTTTGGGCAGAGTGGTGTGGCCCATGTCGAGCAGTTGGCCCAATCTTGGAAGAAATTTCAAATGAGTATGGCGCCAAACTTAAAATTGTTAAGTTAAATACTGATGAAGAGGCAAGTATTGCTATGAAATATGGCATTTCCTCTATCCCAACTATGAATGTTTTTGTTAATGGTGAGGTAGTTAAAACCATTGTTGGAGCTAAACCAAAGCCAGCTTTGCTTAAAGATCTTGAAAGTTATATTAAGTAATATTTAATATAATAAATTAGGGCTTATATGAGTGATCAATTAAAAATCGGTGATCGCTCAGATGCGGTTGCAGTAATTGCTAACACGCTAACTCGGCTAGGAATTCATAGTAAGCCAACTGACTTATTTGATGAGGGATTAGCTCAAGCGATAAAAGCTTTTCAGCAAGAGCGTGGCTTAACTGCAACTGGCTTAATAAATGAAATCACCCAACGTTGTTTAGATGAGGCCAGGTGGAAACTTGGTGATCGAATATTAGCTCTGCAATCTGATTCATTAATGCGTGGTGATGATGTTAGTAATCTGCAAGATCGATTAATTCAAATGGGTTTTAATTGTGGCAAAGTTGACGGCATTTATGGCAGTAGAACTGAGGCTTCGGTAAAAGAGTTTCAAAAATCAGTTGGGGTAGTAGTAGATGGTAAGTGTGGTCCGGTCACATTAATTTCATTAATGAGATTAGTAAAAACAGTTTCAGGTGGTGCACCCACCGCGCTGCGAGAGAGTGTGCGTCACGCAGTTGCTTCACCCGCACTTGCAAGTAAGGTAATTGTGATTGACCCAAGTTGGGGTGGTGATTTCACTGGGGAAAATCAAAATGGCGTAATTGAGTCTGAAGTAGTTTTTGATTTAGCTCAACGTTTAGAGGGAAGATTAATAGCACTGGGTGTGAATGTAGTTTTAACAAGGAGCGCTAAAAATTCACCACTTGAGAAGGATCGAATCGCAACTGCTAACTCGGTAAATGCTGATCTAGTTATCGCGCTTAAAGTTGATAGTTATAAAAATGAAAAAGCAAATGGTGTTGCTACCTACTACTACGGCAGAGATGGTGCTGGTGTGCACTCAGTAGTTGGTGAGAGATTTGCTAATTTAATCCAGCGAGAAATTTGCGCTAGAACTGATCTATTAAATTGTAGAACCCATGGGAAAAGTTGGGACTTACTTAAATTAACTACTGCTCCAACCGTTCGTCTTGATCTTGGATATCTGTCTAACCCACAAGATGCCAAACGCCTTGGCTCCCCTGCCTTTCGTGATCAATTAGCTGAGGCAATGATTGTGGCAATTCAGCGGCTTTATTTATCATCCGATGATGATGCTAAAACTGGAACTCTGCGCATATCTGACCTTAGGCGTGCTGGCCTTCGTAATTAGTTTTATAAGCGCTAGTTTGTATGGCAAAATAGGTTAATGAAATCCGGTAGAGATTTAAGAGTTGTGCCACCTGTTGATGCCACTCGCGTTCAAATCGGTGAACCAGAGAATCTGCCAGAACGTTTTGCTCATCGCGCCCAAGGAATGAAAGCGAGTGAGATTCGCGCGCTATTTGCAGTAGCGAGTCGGCCAGAGATTGTTTCTTTAGCTGGTGGTATGCCAAATCTTTCTGCCCTACCAATGGAAATGATGGCATCGGTTACCCAAAAACTTATTTTAGAAAATGGCGCGGAGGCTTTGCAGTATGGAAGTGGACAAGGACATCCAAAACTTCGAGAGCAGATCTGTGATGTGATGGCGCTAGAA from Candidatus Nanopelagicus abundans harbors:
- a CDS encoding NUDIX hydrolase, encoding MTPASNAGGNQDSNSARKGGQSSSSGKPAKKYNSGNRKNPKPNSGGKNSRSRYAKRVDEVSAGGLVVDKTGTKGLLIGRLDPKDASHERLLWSLPKGHIEDGESPEQAAIREVAEETGIKSEITRSLGVIDFWFMASGKRIHKTVHHFLFTEVGGKLAPQVTEVDDVGWFPIDEIVSKLAYPDERKLIAKSGKLTP
- a CDS encoding DUF6049 family protein, giving the protein MRKFLTLSLLIFTSCFFVIPNSNATQTVKISEPTHRLFDGVFFNDELAQKLTPTGSLGQVVYLNTFGVNNWLVDPATIDEIIAMSNGYGIADGSAPSGQELAKSWLTQFVKVTKNKKVTPITYGNPSSFWANEIMPDQIEYLNGRSKIRLETLLNRSVQEVGSNEAVKQKFNKVSLSVLKYGQRQIDLLSTVLEKTQLEENQLRLSQLLNPNLEEQLFLDLLKDYDKSISVMRNKLNIKNTKFTVTSSKEELPITVGNDFDQVVKLKLSSRAMNGKVSVAQIKDIELAAKSKNQVLLPIEVFAAGDSRLLVQLTNLENKPVGYPVYINLKLSVISPVTTWITTAAAVLLIIAALVQSVRRVRRRS
- the murJ gene encoding murein biosynthesis integral membrane protein MurJ; its protein translation is MSDHQLLRASTVMAVGTIASRITGLIRNLLLVALLGTAILGDTYNVANTMPNILYNLLIGGALTAVFVPQIVRSLRDSDQGAAFISRLFTVTVTFLLLLTALGIALAPMIVNLYAPEFSNRPEFDITVSFMRYCLPQIFFLGLFALLGQIANAKGKFGPMMWAPVINNLIAIILFSWFLVNKDDLTLGDISQSDITWLGLGTTAGYLAQAVILIPVVLKSGVRLTLRFDWYNSQIIKSFRLASWSFLYAMISQVSYLVTVSIATTAAVKSEVLGDSTGVGFTPYANAYLILILPHSIITVSVVTALLPRLSNYVLDKKHEELTNSLTRAIKLIGIFTVPAALLFLAFGQLVANTLYFGISDNDANYLGLTLSAFALGLIPVSINLVLLRGLNAFENLKSQVIGNLIMNLVSVVLSYLVAVWLEPKWVTVGLAVIFTLHYFIGVGISFYLIKRHQVKLPLLSIMLYYLRLIAVFALVITPIWLLRGAIPGGNLISLLLVTSLSGVFYLLIAKLLKISEVSDLLKVIRSRKV
- the trxB gene encoding thioredoxin-disulfide reductase, whose translation is MSEINDLVIVGSGPAGYTAAIYAARAQLKPIIYEGSVTAGGALMNTTEVENFPGFADGVMGPELMESMRKQVERFDAKIITDDIVEMKLTGDVKELTDGSGNTVKAKAVILAMGSAYKEIGLKNEKRLSGRGVSWCATCDGFFFRDQVIAVVGGGDSAMEEANFLTKFASKVVLVHRRDSFRASKIMIERASKNPKIEFLFNHEVVDVLGEDKVTGLKLKNTVTGEESSKDFTGLFVAIGHLPRSELVAKQVELNSEGYVRVEGRSTKTKIPGVFACGDLVDFTYRQAITAAGSGCEAALDAERFLSGH
- the trxA gene encoding thioredoxin, which translates into the protein MATTKVTTADFESVVLKSSTPVLVDFWAEWCGPCRAVGPILEEISNEYGAKLKIVKLNTDEEASIAMKYGISSIPTMNVFVNGEVVKTIVGAKPKPALLKDLESYIK
- a CDS encoding N-acetylmuramoyl-L-alanine amidase, producing MSDQLKIGDRSDAVAVIANTLTRLGIHSKPTDLFDEGLAQAIKAFQQERGLTATGLINEITQRCLDEARWKLGDRILALQSDSLMRGDDVSNLQDRLIQMGFNCGKVDGIYGSRTEASVKEFQKSVGVVVDGKCGPVTLISLMRLVKTVSGGAPTALRESVRHAVASPALASKVIVIDPSWGGDFTGENQNGVIESEVVFDLAQRLEGRLIALGVNVVLTRSAKNSPLEKDRIATANSVNADLVIALKVDSYKNEKANGVATYYYGRDGAGVHSVVGERFANLIQREICARTDLLNCRTHGKSWDLLKLTTAPTVRLDLGYLSNPQDAKRLGSPAFRDQLAEAMIVAIQRLYLSSDDDAKTGTLRISDLRRAGLRN